A single region of the Nicotiana sylvestris chromosome 6, ASM39365v2, whole genome shotgun sequence genome encodes:
- the LOC138870716 gene encoding uncharacterized protein, with protein sequence MAPKLEDQGSFTIPCTIGSADFVKALCDLGASINLMPYSVFKTLGIGQPRPTPMRLQIVDRTLNMPLGIIDDVLVRVDKFILPANFVILDYEVDYEVPIILGRPFLVEGKALVDVEVGELTFWVGDEKVVFHV encoded by the coding sequence atggctccgaAATTGGAAGATCAGGGCTCTTTCACAATCCCATGTAcaattggaagtgccgactttgtgAAAGCTTTATGTGATCTTGGGGCGAGTattaacttgatgccctactcggtgttcaaaactttagggattgggcaaccaagacccacacCCATGAGGTTGCAAATAGTGGATCGTACATTGAATATGCCTttaggtattattgatgatgtgttggttcgtgttgacaagttcatcctcccggcaaactttgtgattcttgattatgaagtggactatgaggtgcctattattttagggagacctttccttgttGAGGGGAAGGCTCTTGTTGATGTAGAAGTCGGTGAGCTCACTTtttgggtgggtgatgaaaaggtggtcttccatgtgtga